TTTTCTTCATAAGAAACTTCAAAATTTCCGCCCCATTTTTTAACTACTTTTTTCACAGAATCTATTATTCCATCATCTTTTTCACCTGAATATATTATTCCATTTGCTCCTAATGCTCTAGCTACAAGTCCACAATGAGTGCTTATTCTTTCATCTCTAATTTTCCTATGTCCAAGCCTTAAAACAAAAATCTTCATAACTATTTTTTAATAAAAATAAATAAAACTTATAAATTTTTAAAATGTTAAAATAGCATCTATTATCCCTTTCTTTTTTGCTATACGTAAAGAATATTTAAAGAGTATTATTGAAAATAATAATAAAAATATAGTATATCCTAAGCTTATAATAAATTCATTCATTAAAGATTCTATTCTTAATCCTAATAAAGAATTTCTGAAAAGAGAGACCCAATAAGTTAAAGGAAGCATATAAGAAAATATTTGCAAAGGATATGGGAATTGTTCAGGTTTAAAAAGAATTCCGCAGAATAAAAAGAATAGCCCTGCTAAACCTTCTGATAAACTCCACATAGTCCTAGTTGTAAAGAATCCAATAGAAGCAAGTATCATACTAAGAGAAATCAAACCTATTAAACTAATTAAAAAATTTAATATGAAAAATAAATAATCTATTTTTAGAAAATCTATTTTAACTCCTAAGAACATTACTCCAACAAAAATTGTAATTAAAGAAGAAATTGAAGATGATAAAAGGAAAGCAAAAGCTCCTCTACCAACATAGTATATATAGAAATTTGATGGAGAAACATATACATACTTGATTATTTGATAATGTTCCCTATCATCATGTACCATCCATATAGAACCATAAATTGCTTGAGCTGCAAAAATGAAGAATGCATTCCCTAAAACCATATATGTTGCATAATCAGGATTACTATATCCAGATAATGCTCCAACAATATATACGAATATTATTATTAATAAACTTGATAAAGGTCTAATTAAAGAATATATTGCAAATAAGAAAGGATCTGTCCAATTACTCTCTATTTTGAACCCAAGCCAAAAAGCACATTTAAAAGTTTTCAAATTTTTCATTAAATCCATCTAAGAGTTAACCTCCCTTCCTTTTTAGCAATTTTTTCCATATAGTTTAAAGAGAATTTAGCAAGCATTAATAGTATAATAGAAAAGAGAATTAATAAAAAGAAGTGTAATTGAATATCTATAAAATCAGACCCATAAATAATTAATTTTCTTATAGCATCTAAACCAATTGTAAGAGGTATTAAAGAAGCAATAACTTGAAGCCAAAATGGAAAATATTTTATTGGAAAGTATATTCCTGAAAGAAAGTATATTGGTTCTTGTAAAAGATTTGCTGAGTGCCAAGCTTCTCTACCAAATAATAGGAAAAGAGAGGAAAAAAGCATACCTAAAGCATAAAGAGCTATTAATGTTAATATAAAAATAATAAGTACTAGCATAGGATCACTTATATTAAATTTAACATTAAAAATGTATAATCCTAAAATTAATGTTGCCAAAGCTCTAAGAGAAGTATTTATCATGCCTCCTATAGCCATGCCAAATAATATAGCCATTCTTGATATTGGAGCTAATAAGAAAATTTCCAAATTACCCATTTCTTTTTCCCAATATAATTGAGCACCCATGTTCCATAGTACATTTAACCAAAATGTTACCATTACACCTCCAATAATAACAAAACTAGCTAAATCTTGAGGTGTATTCATAGCTTTATAAACAAAAACATATGCTGAAAGATTTAATAATGGCAAAAGAGCATCTGCAAAGATTTCATGTAAATATCTATTACCACCAATAATCCTTACATACATTCTTCCATATATGGCTTTTAAATTTCTTATAAATGATTTAATCATTTTCCAAACCTTTTCCAACTAATGACATAAAAACTGTTTCTAATGTAGGTTCAATTTTTTTAAGAGAAATTACTTTTGATTTATAATTTAAAATCATAGAAATAACATCGGAAATAATTGATTCATTTTCAACAATAATTTTTATAATAGTTAAACTTTTATCAATTTTATGATAAAAAGAAAGTGCTTTAACACCTTTTAAATTTCTTAATAAATTAATTTTTTCGTCATTGATATATGTTATTTCTATTTCAAATGAAGACCCTTTTGAAATCATTTTCTTTAAATTTTCAGGAGTATCACACGCTATTATTTTTCCTTCATTTATGATCGCTACCCTATCACATAGTTCTTCAGCTTCAGCCATATAATGAGTTGTAAGGAAAATGGTTCTATTTTCCTTTTCCTTAATCCAAAATTTAATATATTCTCTTATTTGATGGGCTGAAATAACATCTAATCCGAGAGTAGGCTCATCAAGAAAAAGTATTTGAGGATCATTGAGTAAGCTCCTAGCTATGTTTAATTTTTGTTTCATACCACTTGAAAGTTTATTTAATCTTTCATTAGCTTTATCTTTTAAATCAACTATTTCTAAAAGTTCATCGATTCTTTCTTTAGCTATTCTATTTGGAATTCCATAAAGTTGAGAGAAAAACCATAGATTTTCTTTAACGGTTAAAATTCCATACCCAGGTGTTTCTCCTCCACTAGCAACATTTATTATTTCTCTAATTTTTGAAGCATCTTTTAGAACATCATATCCATTTACATAAGCTTTTCCAGATGTAGGAAATAGAAGAGTGCAAAGAATTTTTATTAAAGTTGTTTTCCCAGCTCCATTTGGACCAAGTAAACCAAAAAGTTCTCCTTTAGAAACTTTTAAATTAACATTATCTAAAGCTTTTACAATATTTATCCTACCACTTTGCTTAGATTTGAATATACGTGTTAAATCATATGTTTCAATTGAAAATAACATAAAAATCACTGTTATATATTAGTAAATAAAATGACTAAGTTATTTTAAAAAGAGGCTTTATATTTATTTCATAATTTAAGAATTGTAAACACAAATTGAATACATCTCCTATTAAACATAGTTTCTTTTTTAAGTAACTTTTTTATAAATTTTATATTTAAAAATTAAGATTAAAAATCTTTTAATGAGATAATGAATAAAATACTTCCTTAAGCTTATCATAAAGTTCTACATAGATTTTAAATAATTTTGCATATTTTTCTATATTTTCTTTTTTTGGTTCTTTTATATCAATTATTGGAACTAATTCTTTAACAGTTTTTGATATATCTTTATATATTTTGGCTCCATACCCAGCAATAATTGCAGCACCAAAGCATTCTTGTTCACTTCCTGCAGGTAAAAGTATTGGCTTATTATAAATATCTGCCATTATTTGTCTCCAAACATTCGACCTTCCTCCACCACCAACAATCCTTATCTCATTAATTTTAATTCCAAAATCTTTTTCAATAATTTCTATACGATGCTTCACATCATATGCAATTCCTTCTAAAATTGCACGTATAAAATGATTTTTCCCATGATTCAAAGTAATACCTAAAAATACTCCTTTTGCATTTGTATCCCATATTGGACTTCTAGCACCAGTTAAATAAGGTAAGAAAATTAAATTATTCGAGCCTGGCTCTATACTCTCTGCTTCAGCATCCATTATTTCATAAGGGTCTTTATTTAAACATTTTGCTATTTCTTTTTCAATAATTCCAAATTGATCTCTAAACCATCTATAACATATGCCACTATTTGATCCACCAACAAGAAGCCATTTATTGGGTAAAATATGATTATAAAAAACCATTCTAGTTTTTGGATCAAAAATTGGATGGTCTATACATACAACTATATCTGATGCAGTAGCCATTTTATTATATGCAGAACCTACTTCAATTGTTCCACAACCAATAGCATTAACCATTACATCACCACTACCAGCTACTACTGGTGTTCCTTTTTTTAATCCAGTTAAGTTTGATGCTTCTTCATTAACTTCCCCAACAATTTCATATGGAAGTACAAGTTTAGGAAGTTTTTCTATTGGAAAACCTATTTCTTCTAATAAATCATATGCATATTCTCCTTTGTTAATATCTAAATAACCACTTGAAGATGCTAATGCTTTATCGAGGAAAAATTCTCCAGTAAGTTTTAAACCAATATAATCTTTTGGTTGTAGTATTGCATGAATTTTCTCAATTATATTTGGATAATTTTCTTTTAACCATAATACTTTATAAACTGAATAAAATGGATCTATTTTAACACCAGTAATTTTATGGATTTTCTCATTACCAATTTTTTCACGTATAGCATTAGCTTGTTTTTCAGCTCTCCTATCCATCCATACTATTGAATTGTATAAAGGCTTACCATTTTTATCTATAAAAGATGGAGTATTCGTATGTCCACTAAGACCTACACAATTTATCTCATTTGCTTTTATAGATGCTTTTTCTATAGCATTTTTAATTGTTTTAATAGCCGCATCCCACCATATTTCTGGATTTTGTTCAATGAAATTATGCTTATGAAATATTAATGGATATTCTATGTATGCCTTAGATACAATTTTTCCATTTAAATCAAATATTATTGATTTTGTACCAGATGTGCCAACATCTATTCCAAGCAAATACATATGCATTTTCAATTTGTACACTGATTTTTGTTCTATAAAAATATTTAAAGTTAAATAGAGAATTTTATTTTTCTATAAAATAGGAAGGATTGTTGGTGCATTATGAAGTATTACAATTTTTGCTTCTTTAGAATGCTTATCTAATGCTTTTAATATAGCTTTTTGAGGGTTTTCTTCATATTTAAATCCTATTTTTTCAGCAATTTCTTTCTTTATACCGCTTGAAATGAGTATACACTCAGCCTTATCTTTTATTATTCTTCCAACATGAGCTATATGTGCTGCTGCTGTTAAATCTTTTATTTTCCCTTCATCAACTAATTCTTTTACTTGCTTAAATCCCATATATCCAAATTTTTCAACTTCAGGATGCTCCTTACTAATACCTTCAACACATCTTGCTAAAAGAATAATTGTTCCACCAGGTTTAATTACCAATTCAGAAGCGTATATCGATTTACTTGCTTGCCACATATTAATATCAGATGGTGGTGGACAATCTGCTATAACTATATCTGCTTGAAAAGGAATTTTAACTCCATATACTTTACTTGAAAATTCAGCACCTATTCGCCATGCTTTTATAAAATCTCCTACGAATATTTCAACTATTTCATTATTTTTATTTAAAACTACATTAATAATAAATTTCAAATTTGTTTTAGAAGCTACTTCATTCATTTCATTTTTTACTGGATTATCTATTTTACCAAGTATTTCAATACCACTATACTGAGCACTTAACCAATGTGTATAAAAAGTAGTTTCTTCTCCAGATATTCCTGGTTGTATTATCGATGAGCCCCCGCTAAATCCACATACTCTATGAGGAGCTATCATTCCAATCCCAATTAATAAATCTGCTTGTAAAGCTTTCTCGTTTATATAAACTGGTGTTCCAAATTTTGTTTTTCCAAGATATCTTAAATTTTTATAATTTCTAAAATCATGATAAGAAACTAAATATTCTTTATATATTTTTTCTCCAATTTTTCCTATCACTTCTTCTATAGTTGGTTTTCTATGAGTGCCTAATGCGAACATAATTTCAATATTTCCTTTTTTTACACCTTTCTTTTCAATTTCATTAATTAAAATTGGAAGAATTTTATATGCAGGAGTCGCTCTTGTATAATCATCAACCAGTATAACTATTTTAGAATTTGAAGATATGATTTCATTTAAAGTTGAAGTACCTATAGGTTCCCTTAATTTTTCTTGAAGTACTTTTTCTATATTTTTAATACTTTCAAAATCTTTCATATTTGCTTCGTAAAAATCAATTTGTGATGGTAAGTTGATTTTTATCAAATTATATCCATATTTAATTTGAACTGCTTCCATATTCTCTTCTTTCTTAAAAAATCTTATAAAATTATATAAAACTTTTTAAAAATAATTATTCGAAATATTTAAATAATTTTATAATATAATTTTTAAGTGTGAAGAAAATGAATGAGAATGTAGAACCATACATTTTATATGTTAGTAAAAACTTTCTTGATCAAGCTAATAAAACATTCAAATTAGGCTTTATTAGAAATTTTAAAAAAAATGGGTTTAAAGATTACTGAATTGGACAGAGATCAAGCTAAAAGAGTTATTGAGCAAATATCTGAGACTAAAGGTATAACAATTAGTACTGCACAACTTATAAAATCTCTAGCTTTAGCATTTTTTGTGCCTACAGGCATATTTCTTGCAGCAATAAAGAAAACATTTTTTAGAAGTGCATGCGATTTAGATGATGCTGTTATAATTGAATTTTTAGCAGAAATTCCAAGACTTCTTAAACCTTCATTATATTATGATATATGGCTTACTATTCCAAAAACTTCAGAAGGTTATGAAAGAACAAAACAAATTTTTAAAGAAATAAGAAATAAAGTTGGAATTCAGCCTATAGATAAAGAAGAATGGGGAGCATTACAGCCTATGATAGAAAAACTTTCTAAAAGCTTAACAGTTAAGGGATTGTCGGAGAATCTTTGGGAAAAAATATAAATAATTTTCCTCTTTATTTTTTTATTTTATAATTTATTTTACTAAATTAAATTAAAGAAAAAATTAAATATAAATTTCATTTTTAATATTTTTTATTAAAAATAAGGTGAAGAAATTGTCCAATTTAATTTTACTAAATAAAATTGCTAAAGCAGTTGTGGATTTAAATGATAAAGAAGTAAAAGAACTTGTAGAAGAAGCTTTAAAAATTGGTGTAAACCCTATTGAAATTATTGAAGAAGGTTTATCAAAAGGTTTAAAAGAAGTTGGTTTGCTTTATGAAAAAGGAGAATACTATATACCACATTTAATGATTGCTGCAGAAATTTTTAAAGAAAATATAGAAAAACTAAAACCTTTTTTAAGCACTAAAGAAACAAAAAGTAAAACTCTTGGAAAAGTTTTAATAGGCACTGTGAAGGGAGATTTACATGATCTTGGAAAAAATCTTGTTGCAATAATGCTTTCAATAAATGGCTTTGAAGTAATAGATTTAGGTAAAGACGTGCCAACTGAATTATTCATTGAAAAGATAAAAGAACATAACCCAGATGTGTTAGGATTAAGTGCTTTAATGTCAACAACCATGTATGAACAGAAAAATATTATTAAAGCATTAGAAGATTCAGGTTTAAGAAGTAAAGTAAAAGTAATAGTTGGTGGAGCACCAGTAACTAAAGAATGGGCTGAAGAAATTGGTGCAGATGGTTATGCTGAAAATGCTATTGAAGCTGTTAAAATTGTAAAAAATTTATTAAAAAAGAATGATTAAAAATGAATAAATTTGATTTTTCAAATATTAAAAGCAAGTTGCAATTATTAACAAAAGAAGACATTGAAAAAATTCATTCTTCAGCTATTAAAATTTTAGAAAAAACTGGAATAATGTTTGATAATAAAGAAGCTTTAAAAATATTTAATGAAAATGGCTTTGAAGTTAATTTTGAAAAGAAAATTGTTAAAATAAATGAAGAAGCTATTAAAGAAGCAATAATAAAAGCTCCTTCAAAAATAATTATTTATGATAGAAATGGGAAAGAAGCTCTTTTTCTTGAAGAAAATAATGTATACTATAATCCTGGATCTGCTGCAATTAATATTCTTGATATTGAGACAAATAATATTAGAAAACCAACTTCAAAAGATTTAGAAAAATTTTCAATACTTGTTGATTCATTATCATATATACATGCTCAAAGTACTGCATTAATTGTTTCTGACGTTCCTAAAATTATTTCTGATAGATATAGGCTTTATATAATTTTAAAAAATGCTATAAAACCAATTATTACAGGAGCATTTACAATCGATGGATTACATGACATGATTAGAATGCTTAATGTTGTTACTGATGGAAAAGTACATGAAAAACCAATTGCTATATTTGATGTTTGTCCATCTCCTCCATTAATGTGGAGTGAAATTACATCTCAAAATTTAATAGATTGTGCTCGATATATGGTTCCAGCAGAAATAGTTCCAATGCCATTGTCAGGAGCTACAAGTCCAGTAACTTTAGCTGGAACAATTGTTCAACATACTGCTGAAGCTTTAAGTGGAGTAGTTTTATCTCAAATAGTTAATCCTAAAGCACCAATAATTTATGGTGGTTCACCAGCAATATTTGATATGAGGTATGGAACAACTCCAATGGGAGCAATTGAAACAATAATGATCGATTGTTCATATTCTTTAATTGGAAAATACTATGGTTTACCAACGCATGCTTACCTTGGTTTAAGCGATTCGAAAATTGTTGATATTCAAGCAGGTTTTGAATCAACTATTGGAATAATTTTAGGAGCTTTAACTGGAATAAATGTGATATCTGGACCTGGAATGATTGATTTTGAAAGTTGCCAAAGTATGGAAAAGCTTGTGATAGATAATGAAGTATGTGGAATGGCTTTAAGATTAATAAAAGGAATGAATGTTACAGAAGATACGCTTGCTATTGAATTGATAGAAAAAATAGGCCCTGGAGGACAATTTTTAACTTCTAAACATACTCTTGAATGGTTTAAAAAAGAGTTATTCATTCCATCAGGAATAATTGATAGATTAGAAAGGAAAGCATGGATCGAGAAAAATCAAAAAGATTGTATTCAAAGAGCTAAAGAAATAGTGAGGAAAATATTAGAAGAAAATAAACCTAAAAGACTCGAGCCTGAAAAGGAAGAAGAATTAAACAGAATTATAAAAAATTCTATTAAAAGATATGAAGATAAATGATTTTTTATTTGGATTTATTTCTTACTTAAATGTTTCATAATCTTATCCTTTTAGAAAAGCAAAGACTTGGTGAGAAAATGAAATGATAGAATATAAAAATAATAGCAATTTTATATGCTAAGTAATAAGAGGAGATTATATATAAATTTAGGTGAGGAATATTGAAACCTATAGAAAGATTAATGTCTGCAATCAATTTATCAATTCCAGATAGAGTTCCAGTTGTTCCTCAATTAACTTATGCTGCTTCAAGAGTAACTAGCATTAAATTTATTGATGGAATAAAAAGTTCAGAAAAAATGGCAAAAGCACTTCTAGATGCTTATAGATTTTATGGATATGATGGAATTTATGTTGGATGGGAATCTAGCTTCAATCTTGTTGCTGAAGCAATGGGTTGCAAATTAAAATTTTTTGAAGATTCCCCTCCAACAGTAATAGAAAACATTGTTAAAAATGAAGAAGATTTGGATAAAGTTAAAATTCCAGATCCATATAAAGATGGAAGATTACCATTAAATTTAAACGCTTTAAAAATTGTTAAATTAAATATAAAAGATGAAACATTGATATTTAGCTATGTTCCAAGTCCATTTACTCTTTCAAGTCTTCTTATGGGAATAGAGTCCTTTTTAACAAAAATTATTAAAAATCCTAAATTAATACATGAATTAAATAAAATTTGTTTGGAAGCGTGTAAAGCATTTGCAGAAGCAAAAATAGAAAATGGTGCTAATGTTATTACAGTTTCTGATCCGATAGCTTCTATAAGTGTGATTTCTCCAGAAATGTTTAAAGATTTTTCTAAGCCATATTTATCAAATATTTTGTCATATATAAGAAGAAAAGGAGGCATTCCATCATTACATATATGTGGAGAAACAACTCCAATACTTGAACAATTTTTAGAAATGGATACAAAAATTGTTGAATTAGATAGTAAAGTAGATCTTTCTATAGCAAAAAATAAAATTGGTAAGAAAATATGTATTATGGGAAATATTAATACATCCATCCTTCGTTCTGGAAAAATTGAAGAAATAGAAATGGAAGTAAAAAAATGTATAGAAAAAGCTGCAATGAATGGGGGATATATTCTTAGCTCTGGATGCGAAGTACCAATTGATACTCCAATTGAAAATATTAAAGCTTTAGTTGCATCATCTAAAAAATATGGAGCATATACTTTATAAAAACTATTTTTCAGTACTAAATTTTACAATATACAAAGATAATAAATTATTCATATATTCAACAATTTTTAATATTTCTTCAATAAAATGATCAAAAATAGGATCAAATATTTCATCTGGTTCAATTCTAAATCTTTCATCTTCTTTTAAATATACATTACTAATCTCTTTTAATAATTTATACAAGATTTTTATTTTAGCTAAATCTTTTTTTATTATTTCAATTTCCCATTCTTGAGACAAACTACTTATTTTTTCTAATGCATCATATATTTTTTCATCAATATTATCTTCATTAAATTCTATTTTTAATGTATTTAAAAAAGCTTCTAATGAAGATTTCATACTTAAAAAAGCATTGTATAATGCTAAAGAATAATTCTTTTGTTTAAATAGGTTTTTCGCTTCATCCAATTTAGAATGTGCTTCTTCAAGCATTTTAATCATTTAATTAAATTCTTTTCATGTATTTAACTATTTTTAAGCAAAAGAGTTATTTAATTAAGTTCTCATCTACATGTATCGCTAATATTTCTCCAAAGAATATTGTATGATAATTTCCACTTGAATAATATTCTGAATTAATGCTTTTTTCAATTATTTTCGGGTCAATAATGGTTTTATAAATGACTTTACATTCATAATTTATTGGGCATTGAGCTATTATTGGTGATTTAACTTTTTTACTTGGTAATGGAGTTAAATTCTTTTCTTTAAATTTATCAACTTCTCTACCTGATACTGATCCACAAAAATCAATTATATCTTTCATACCTTTTTTAGGAACATTTATAGTAAAATCTTCTGTTTCTTCAATTAATTTATGAGTGTACCTTGATGGTCTAACTAAAACTGTAAAGACAGGTTTGTACCATATTATTCCAATCGATCCCCATCCAATTGTCATGACATTAGGTTTTCCATTTGAATCAATTGAAACTAATAGCAATCCTAATTCATTAAGAGTTTTGATTGTTTCATCAACATATTTTAAAAAATTACTTTCACTTTTCTTCATATATAACACACTTCTTATTTATATAATTTTAATTATTTAAAAATTTTTAATAGTAACTGTTATTTTTATTTTTTAATATTTCATAAGCTTGTAAATATAATGCTGCACTCCATAATTGATACATACTTCCGAATGGTCTACCATTTATTGGAGAATACCATTCATTAAATCCTTTTAAATTAGTAAATTTAATAAACTCTTTTTCTGCTTCTTCTTTTAATCCAATTTTTTTAAAAGCGATTATAATAAAGCCTTGAATGAATGGCCAAATTGCTGAATTTTGATAAGAATTAATTTTTTGATTACAAATTTCTTCTTTATATGGAGGCCATAAGTTTCTGTATCCAAATTTCGTTGAGGCTTTCTTAATTGATTTAATTATTTTTTCAATATATTTTTCATATGGAACATCATATATTAATGCTAATGCATGACCAAGCACATCTATATGATTTTCTCCTCCTATATAATCTATATAATGTCCTAATTCTTCTTTCCAAAAAATTTTATTAATATTTTCTTTAATTTTTTCAGCTTTCCTATCTTCTCCAATCAATTGATACATTTTAAAAAAGAGAATTTGATTGCAAAAAACATACTTATTTTTATAATTTTCCATAGCATCCCTCCAATCAGCTCCAATAATAAAATTAAATTTTTTATTGGCTTTCTTTTCTAAAAAATCTAATGCTTTTATAATTTTTTCCTCATAAGTTTGTAAGATTTCATTATCATTGCATAATTTTGAATATTCGTACATTCCAATAATTGTTAAAATTGTAGAGTCTGGAATAAAAGGATAAAGCAATTTTGGAGGAGTTGAAAAAAATGGAGTTCTAGGTCTTCTAATAAAATTGAAAATACTATAAAGAAAAGATGGAATATTAATATTAGTTATTTTAAAAGGTATTTCTCCTGAATCTTTCTGATTTTCTAAAAAAAATATTAAATTTTTTTTAACAAGATTTTTATATCCTAAATTTAAAAGTGTTTTCATACTATAAACTAAATCTCTTACCCAATACTCTCCATAATATGAATCATAGCTAGCATAGAATCCATTTTTACCAATACATTTTTCTATAGTTTTCTTTGCTTCTTTTAATTTATATTCAACATACATATATTCTAAAATCCTTTTTTTAATAAATTTTAATTTTTATATTTTCTTTTATTTAATAAATTTAAAAATTAAATTTTTTATTTTAATACAATATAGTTTTTATTTTCTTTTCTTATAATTTTTATTTTTCCCATTTTCTCTAATCTTTTTAAATGTCTCCAAACAGTTGTTTTTGGTAAATTAAGAATTTCTATTAACTCACTTTGATAAACTCCATCACGTTTTTTCAAAATATTTATTATTGCTTCTTCTTCCTCAGTTAAATATTCACGCATAGTCTCTCTTTTCTTTTTTAATAAAATAATTATTAAAACTATTGCGATTAATATTAATGGTAAAATTATATAAAATATATTTAAACCAAATTCAGTTTCAATTTTTGTTATAGACTCTTTAATAGTTTCAGTAAGTGTATATATGATTAAGGAAGTTATAACAGTGGTTTTGTTCGATATTGTTTGGGTAATAAATTTAGTTTCTGTTTTTAGATAAGTTGTTAAAGTTTCACTAGACTTTGTTTGAGTTTTAGTTTTTAATATTGGTGGTTCAATAATATAATGAAAAGATATTTTTTTAGAATTAAATGAAAGAGAGATTTTTTCATTTTCCATTCTTATTTTTAAAGGAGTTTCTTCAAATCCTAATATAGTAGAATATCTTGGAAGGATTATATTTATTTCATTTGCATCCGTTAATAAATTAAATGTCCATACTCCTTCAGTATTTTTAGAAGTAAAACTTTGAGTATAATATATTATTTTTACTCCTGTTAAATTTTCAGAATAAATAGTTATTTTTCCATTATAGAGTTCATAATCTAATGGTTCTTCAGCAAAATCTAAAACAAGCAAAAATTCTGCGTCTTTAGCAATAGATATATTAATGAATTCCGAATTTATATTAGTAATTATATGAGTTACTTCGCACCAACCATCTTCATATACTTCTATATTTAATACAGTATAAGTGCTTGAATAATATGGTTTTATTGGCATGAGTGTAGCAATTGTTAAAAGAGTAAATATAAGAAGCTTATTTAACATTTATTTTTCTCACTTTTCTCTTAAAAAATAAGAGGGTACAGTAAAATAAATATGTTTATTTTTTGTAATGCCTTCATCTAAAAAAATAATTGTTCAGAATTGTTCAAAATAGTTTAAAATATTTTCTACTTAAAAAATAAAAAATAATAATGTGTTTTTAATCTTCTTCTATTTCAATTTCTTCTTCGGTTTCATTTATTTCTTCTTGAATATTTTTAAATTTTCCATGCAACCCTTTTATATTCTTCATTCCTTCTATAGCATTCTCAAATCCTTTTTCCAAAATATCTGATAATTTTTGCTTTAATTGTTCTAAACGATTAATCATTCCTTGAAGTCTCTCATCAATTTTTGTTTTATTAGCTACTCTTGGAGGGACTTTTCCTTTTAGTTTACTTATATGTTTTTCTACCCGTTCTATTTCTCTTTCTATATTCCTTATCATTCTTAAAGTTTCATTTCTAATTTTTTGCATAAGTTTTTCGTGAGCACATTTTTTTACTGAAGACATTGCTTTTCCTATAAGTTTTCTAGATTCAGCCATTTTATGTGCAGCTCCTGTGATATTTCCTTCTTCTGCAAGAGTTTCAGCTTCATCTAAAAGTGCTTTTGCTTCTCCTAATATAGCTGTTGCATTTTCAATTGAAAAACCTTTTTCCTTAAATTTAACAAGTAATTCTTCTAATCTTTTAATCATAGTTCTGTGTCTTTCTATTGCTATAAGAAGGCCTTTAGCAGCTTGTTCTTCAAGTCTTTCTCTAATTCTTTC
This genomic stretch from Nitrososphaerota archaeon harbors:
- a CDS encoding ABC transporter permease — protein: MKNLKTFKCAFWLGFKIESNWTDPFLFAIYSLIRPLSSLLIIIFVYIVGALSGYSNPDYATYMVLGNAFFIFAAQAIYGSIWMVHDDREHYQIIKYVYVSPSNFYIYYVGRGAFAFLLSSSISSLITIFVGVMFLGVKIDFLKIDYLFFILNFLISLIGLISLSMILASIGFFTTRTMWSLSEGLAGLFFLFCGILFKPEQFPYPLQIFSYMLPLTYWVSLFRNSLLGLRIESLMNEFIISLGYTIFLLLFSIILFKYSLRIAKKKGIIDAILTF
- a CDS encoding ABC transporter permease, with protein sequence MIKSFIRNLKAIYGRMYVRIIGGNRYLHEIFADALLPLLNLSAYVFVYKAMNTPQDLASFVIIGGVMVTFWLNVLWNMGAQLYWEKEMGNLEIFLLAPISRMAILFGMAIGGMINTSLRALATLILGLYIFNVKFNISDPMLVLIIFILTLIALYALGMLFSSLFLLFGREAWHSANLLQEPIYFLSGIYFPIKYFPFWLQVIASLIPLTIGLDAIRKLIIYGSDFIDIQLHFFLLILFSIILLMLAKFSLNYMEKIAKKEGRLTLRWI
- a CDS encoding ATP-binding cassette domain-containing protein, with amino-acid sequence MLFSIETYDLTRIFKSKQSGRINIVKALDNVNLKVSKGELFGLLGPNGAGKTTLIKILCTLLFPTSGKAYVNGYDVLKDASKIREIINVASGGETPGYGILTVKENLWFFSQLYGIPNRIAKERIDELLEIVDLKDKANERLNKLSSGMKQKLNIARSLLNDPQILFLDEPTLGLDVISAHQIREYIKFWIKEKENRTIFLTTHYMAEAEELCDRVAIINEGKIIACDTPENLKKMISKGSSFEIEITYINDEKINLLRNLKGVKALSFYHKIDKSLTIIKIIVENESIISDVISMILNYKSKVISLKKIEPTLETVFMSLVGKGLEND
- the xylB gene encoding xylulokinase, with protein sequence MHMYLLGIDVGTSGTKSIIFDLNGKIVSKAYIEYPLIFHKHNFIEQNPEIWWDAAIKTIKNAIEKASIKANEINCVGLSGHTNTPSFIDKNGKPLYNSIVWMDRRAEKQANAIREKIGNEKIHKITGVKIDPFYSVYKVLWLKENYPNIIEKIHAILQPKDYIGLKLTGEFFLDKALASSSGYLDINKGEYAYDLLEEIGFPIEKLPKLVLPYEIVGEVNEEASNLTGLKKGTPVVAGSGDVMVNAIGCGTIEVGSAYNKMATASDIVVCIDHPIFDPKTRMVFYNHILPNKWLLVGGSNSGICYRWFRDQFGIIEKEIAKCLNKDPYEIMDAEAESIEPGSNNLIFLPYLTGARSPIWDTNAKGVFLGITLNHGKNHFIRAILEGIAYDVKHRIEIIEKDFGIKINEIRIVGGGGRSNVWRQIMADIYNKPILLPAGSEQECFGAAIIAGYGAKIYKDISKTVKELVPIIDIKEPKKENIEKYAKLFKIYVELYDKLKEVFYSLSH
- the larA gene encoding nickel-dependent lactate racemase, whose product is MEAVQIKYGYNLIKINLPSQIDFYEANMKDFESIKNIEKVLQEKLREPIGTSTLNEIISSNSKIVILVDDYTRATPAYKILPILINEIEKKGVKKGNIEIMFALGTHRKPTIEEVIGKIGEKIYKEYLVSYHDFRNYKNLRYLGKTKFGTPVYINEKALQADLLIGIGMIAPHRVCGFSGGSSIIQPGISGEETTFYTHWLSAQYSGIEILGKIDNPVKNEMNEVASKTNLKFIINVVLNKNNEIVEIFVGDFIKAWRIGAEFSSKVYGVKIPFQADIVIADCPPPSDINMWQASKSIYASELVIKPGGTIILLARCVEGISKEHPEVEKFGYMGFKQVKELVDEGKIKDLTAAAHIAHVGRIIKDKAECILISSGIKKEIAEKIGFKYEENPQKAILKALDKHSKEAKIVILHNAPTILPIL